From the Mustelus asterias chromosome 14, sMusAst1.hap1.1, whole genome shotgun sequence genome, one window contains:
- the fastkd2 gene encoding FAST kinase domain-containing protein 2, mitochondrial isoform X2, with the protein MNIHPAGNLLLRNLRLCNVLSRRCALTGFRSCAAHIQTHGFAPLKRQNGSPYCLGKHFDWTTTRFHFSEKTEQRIPSAVFGNEAENGDVHSREISGDSAPSNGRSSNGPIARNGSPSAEVFITERSTERDKSLDQFFDRLQRCTSPSDVLDLYVESAATRRPISSCLMTMWRTTKRMAEDQKRYERKLMFEHPGFETICQQAVKGAQSMSCNDLAYSLFALVKIRVSQHSRLVHTLLRVTQERLNEFDERALSVLSSCLKNLDDSKSVGALRTGLRLLVEIRVPQIRTVIALQTMMRCIGKDAPLPLKKKLESKALSLLKEFTLPNSQYMFVTLAAMGHRSHSLLEACSNRVIENIHGVPFWRLVHVLQSSKDLQYRNPALLSAIGDHVASTPAIWQVKQFILFLVLFADLSFRHAKLMDTFAQIMPAHSESLTLKDVLSVLRVYALLNHQPATSGKEQFLQTLSDVFEMYLSKCSSLELLHGIYSFCLLGHYPQAALSQLFQEDILSELQSKDFEVAVDQERRNVVPFPQGDAIGSDTNIQRVAVLCTPVSAFCLGTRHPKERLALKMRHLEALGYHVALVSEQEFGKLSEDERVGFLKGAIFAG; encoded by the exons ATGAATATCCACCCTGCTGGGAATCTGCTGCTCAGAAATTTGAGACTCTGCAACGTTCTCTCCCGTAGATGTGCGTTAACTGGTTTCAGAAGCTGTGCCGCTCACATCCAAACACATGGCTTTGCACCGTTGAAGAGGCAAAATGGCTCCCCTTACTGCCTGGGGAAGCATTTTGATTGGACGACGACCCGATTCCACTTCTCCGAAAAGACGGAGCAGCGAATTCCCTCAGCGGTGTTCGGAAATGAGGCGGAGAATGGGGACGTCCACAGCAGAGAAATCAGCGGTGACTCCGCTCCTTCCAACGGCCGTTCGTCAAACGGGCCGATCGCCAGGAATGGGAGTCCGTCCGCTGAGGTGTTTATCACCGAGCGCTCGACAGAGAGGGACAAATCTTTAGATCAATTCTTCGACAGGCTTCAGAGGTGCACCTCTCCCAGCGACGTGCTGGACCTGTACGTAGAATCCGCAGCAACCCGCAGACCGATCAGCAGCTGCCTGATGACCATGTGGAGGACAACCAAGAGGATGGCGGAGGATCAGAAACGGTACGAGAGGAAGCTGATGTTTGAGCACCCGGGCTTCGAGACCATCTGCCAGCAGGCTGTGAAGGGAGCTCAGTCAATGAGCTGTAACGACTTGGCCTATAGCCTCTTCGCTCTGGTAAAGATCCGAGTGTCGCAACACAGCCGACTCGTTCATACCCTGCTGAGAGTGACTCAG GAGCGTCTGAACGAGTTTGACGAGAGGGCTCTCTCGGTGCTGTCCAGTTGTTTGAAGAATCTGGACGACAGTAAGAGTGTTGGAGCACTACGGACAGGCCTGAG GCTCCTCGTAGAGATACGTGTTCCACAGATCAGGACAGTGATAGCCCTGCAGACCATGATGAGATGTATTGGGAAGGACGCCCCGCTGCCTCTGAAGAAGAAGCTGGAG AGCAAGGCACTCTCCCTGCTGAAGGAGTTCACCCTTCCTAACTCTCAGTATATGTTTGTAACACTGGCAGCAATGGGCCACCGCTCTCACTCCCTCTTAGAGGCCTGCAGTAACAGGGTGATCG AGAATATCCACGGTGTCCCGTTTTGGAGACTCGTGCACGTTTTGCAGTCCAGCAAGGATCTCCAGTATCGCAATCCGGCTCTGCTTAGTGCCATTGGTGACCACGTGGCATCAACCCCGGCTATCTGGCAGGTTAAGCAG ttcaTTCTCTTCCTCGTGCTGTTTGCGGATCTCAGCTTTCGCCATGCCAAGTTGATGGACACGTTTGCACAGATCATGCCCGCCCACTCCGAATCCTTGACGTTGAAGGACGTGCTCTCGGTTCTCCGCGTGTACGCCCTGCTGAACCACCAGCCGGCCACGAGTGGGAAGGAACA ATTTCTCCAGACTTTAAGTGATGTGTTTGAGATGTATTTGTCAAAGTGTTCATCTCTGGAACTTCTCCATGGGATTTACTCCTTCTGTCTGCTGGGCCACTATCCCCAGgctgctctcagccagctgtTTCAGGAAGATATCCTGAGCGAGCTTCAGTCAAAAG ATTTTGAAGTTGCTGTGGATCAGGAGCGAAGGAACGTGGTTCCCTTTCCTCAGGGCGATGCGATTGGCAGTGATACTAACATACAGCG AGTGGCTGTGCTTTGTACTCCAGTATCTGCCTTTTGCCTTGGCACAAGGCACCCCAAGGAGAGGTTGGCACTGAAGATGCGGCATCTCGAGGCGCTGGGGTACCATGTGGCATTG GTCTCGGAGCAGGAGTTTGGGAAGCTATCGGAGGACGAGCGAGTCGGGTTCCTGAAGGGCGCGATCTTTGCTGGATGA
- the fastkd2 gene encoding FAST kinase domain-containing protein 2, mitochondrial isoform X1, with protein MNIHPAGNLLLRNLRLCNVLSRRCALTGFRSCAAHIQTHGFAPLKRQNGSPYCLGKHFDWTTTRFHFSEKTEQRIPSAVFGNEAENGDVHSREISGDSAPSNGRSSNGPIARNGSPSAEVFITERSTERDKSLDQFFDRLQRCTSPSDVLDLYVESAATRRPISSCLMTMWRTTKRMAEDQKRYERKLMFEHPGFETICQQAVKGAQSMSCNDLAYSLFALVKIRVSQHSRLVHTLLRVTQERLNEFDERALSVLSSCLKNLDDSKSVGALRTGLRLLVEIRVPQIRTVIALQTMMRCIGKDAPLPLKKKLESKALSLLKEFTLPNSQYMFVTLAAMGHRSHSLLEACSNRVIENIHGVPFWRLVHVLQSSKDLQYRNPALLSAIGDHVASTPAIWQVKQFILFLVLFADLSFRHAKLMDTFAQIMPAHSESLTLKDVLSVLRVYALLNHQPATSGKEQFLQTLSDVFEMYLSKCSSLELLHGIYSFCLLGHYPQAALSQLFQEDILSELQSKANSYRESNERMLQCIYLCLELENPSFTRPASASIANPLLPGATANLEVRKALDTVLGDSSLYRQGLVLKNIHFIDFEVAVDQERRNVVPFPQGDAIGSDTNIQRVAVLCTPVSAFCLGTRHPKERLALKMRHLEALGYHVALVSEQEFGKLSEDERVGFLKGAIFAG; from the exons ATGAATATCCACCCTGCTGGGAATCTGCTGCTCAGAAATTTGAGACTCTGCAACGTTCTCTCCCGTAGATGTGCGTTAACTGGTTTCAGAAGCTGTGCCGCTCACATCCAAACACATGGCTTTGCACCGTTGAAGAGGCAAAATGGCTCCCCTTACTGCCTGGGGAAGCATTTTGATTGGACGACGACCCGATTCCACTTCTCCGAAAAGACGGAGCAGCGAATTCCCTCAGCGGTGTTCGGAAATGAGGCGGAGAATGGGGACGTCCACAGCAGAGAAATCAGCGGTGACTCCGCTCCTTCCAACGGCCGTTCGTCAAACGGGCCGATCGCCAGGAATGGGAGTCCGTCCGCTGAGGTGTTTATCACCGAGCGCTCGACAGAGAGGGACAAATCTTTAGATCAATTCTTCGACAGGCTTCAGAGGTGCACCTCTCCCAGCGACGTGCTGGACCTGTACGTAGAATCCGCAGCAACCCGCAGACCGATCAGCAGCTGCCTGATGACCATGTGGAGGACAACCAAGAGGATGGCGGAGGATCAGAAACGGTACGAGAGGAAGCTGATGTTTGAGCACCCGGGCTTCGAGACCATCTGCCAGCAGGCTGTGAAGGGAGCTCAGTCAATGAGCTGTAACGACTTGGCCTATAGCCTCTTCGCTCTGGTAAAGATCCGAGTGTCGCAACACAGCCGACTCGTTCATACCCTGCTGAGAGTGACTCAG GAGCGTCTGAACGAGTTTGACGAGAGGGCTCTCTCGGTGCTGTCCAGTTGTTTGAAGAATCTGGACGACAGTAAGAGTGTTGGAGCACTACGGACAGGCCTGAG GCTCCTCGTAGAGATACGTGTTCCACAGATCAGGACAGTGATAGCCCTGCAGACCATGATGAGATGTATTGGGAAGGACGCCCCGCTGCCTCTGAAGAAGAAGCTGGAG AGCAAGGCACTCTCCCTGCTGAAGGAGTTCACCCTTCCTAACTCTCAGTATATGTTTGTAACACTGGCAGCAATGGGCCACCGCTCTCACTCCCTCTTAGAGGCCTGCAGTAACAGGGTGATCG AGAATATCCACGGTGTCCCGTTTTGGAGACTCGTGCACGTTTTGCAGTCCAGCAAGGATCTCCAGTATCGCAATCCGGCTCTGCTTAGTGCCATTGGTGACCACGTGGCATCAACCCCGGCTATCTGGCAGGTTAAGCAG ttcaTTCTCTTCCTCGTGCTGTTTGCGGATCTCAGCTTTCGCCATGCCAAGTTGATGGACACGTTTGCACAGATCATGCCCGCCCACTCCGAATCCTTGACGTTGAAGGACGTGCTCTCGGTTCTCCGCGTGTACGCCCTGCTGAACCACCAGCCGGCCACGAGTGGGAAGGAACA ATTTCTCCAGACTTTAAGTGATGTGTTTGAGATGTATTTGTCAAAGTGTTCATCTCTGGAACTTCTCCATGGGATTTACTCCTTCTGTCTGCTGGGCCACTATCCCCAGgctgctctcagccagctgtTTCAGGAAGATATCCTGAGCGAGCTTCAGTCAAAAG CCAATTCCTACCGGGAGTCAAATGAGCGAATGCTTCAGTGCATCTACCTGTGCCTGGAGTTAGAAAATCCATCCTTCACCAGGCCAGCCAGTGCCAGTATTGCCAATCCTTTACTGCCCGGTGCTACAGCGAACCTGGAGGTGCGGAAGGCCTTGGATACCGTCTTGGGTGACAGCAGCCTGTATCGCCAGGGGTTGGTGTTGAAAAACATTCATTTTATAG ATTTTGAAGTTGCTGTGGATCAGGAGCGAAGGAACGTGGTTCCCTTTCCTCAGGGCGATGCGATTGGCAGTGATACTAACATACAGCG AGTGGCTGTGCTTTGTACTCCAGTATCTGCCTTTTGCCTTGGCACAAGGCACCCCAAGGAGAGGTTGGCACTGAAGATGCGGCATCTCGAGGCGCTGGGGTACCATGTGGCATTG GTCTCGGAGCAGGAGTTTGGGAAGCTATCGGAGGACGAGCGAGTCGGGTTCCTGAAGGGCGCGATCTTTGCTGGATGA